GTGGAGTGCCCAAAATCTTCGGATCCTAGGTATCAAATAGGGCGGAAATGTGCTGGGAAATGGGGAACTAGGGGTACATGGAGCAGCAATTCAATATGTAAGTTGCAAGATGTCGCTATTGACCAGTCAGGACTCGGCAGTAGACCTGCTGTTGACCAAAAAGAACGAGGCGGTAGGACTTGGCATCACACACCCTGGTCATTGTTGATATTTCAACCACTACTGGATTTTGTGCCTTTAATATCTCAAAAGGTTATGTGTGTTTAATGAGATCCTACTGTGCTGGATAGTTGCTGCAGAAGACGCAGTACTGTGCCTGAAGCTTGAAGGGGACCTGGACTGCCTCTCCAGCCTGCGTCAGTTTGATGTGGAATGTCCAAAATCTCCATTTCTTATTTTGTAGGCTGGGAATGTGCCAGGATATCGGGGTTGCAAATATGCATTTCTTACAACCTCCTGCATTCCAATGGATATGGAAGTTGGTATGTAATTCGAAGTGCAGGTCATTCCAGTAATCTTTGTTCAAATTTTATGTCTGTCCTTCTTTATGTTCCCCCCAAAAAATGCAGGATTGGGGTTTCTCAGAGTCAATATTTTAATTTGCTTATTAGAGTCACTTGTGTGTGCTGAGCCATCCTGGGTGGTCTGAAGCGAACATACAAGTACCCTCTTGAGGTTGTCACCAGCACCTATCGTAGAATTCTGGAGCATTGTAAATCTTGTCTTGTTTCCTACCTCCCCAATTCATTCTTCATAAAATGCGGGCACATGGACCCCTAATAATAAAACTTGTGCAGTCTAATACACATAAGGGCTGTAATTTTATCACACTTCAAGAAATCTGGATTCTGCAGGAGATCCAGTTATGACATTAAAAGAATCATGAGATTGTGCAAAAAATATTCTACAATGCAGTTTGCTATATTGTTCAGATAAATCCACGTAAACTGAAAAAAGAGATTAAAGGATTAGACtgattatttagaattatctgccgcgtcagcagctaaggtcattagcggagaTTAAGGGAGAAAATATCGatttataatgagaataacactGTAATATCTTAAAACGGTTATAGTatccacacttccttctctcgttctatcaTTGACGTTACTCTTGAGCAGAGGTGTCCAAGAAGACGTTCTACGTGCTTACTTTATAGTTTTATCTGGCCCGCAGcatgcctctgcccccccccccccaacccccattccCAAAGTACTACTTAAGTGTGGAAGCAACCTTTGCCAAAAATAAGTATGTAGTAAAAAAAAGtgcaatatatcatataaacatttacaatcGTTGCTCATTGCCTCTTCTGCAAAAGTTAActaatcatttgtattatttgaaGCTTGTCAAGTTAATATCAGGTAAATTCTGCCGTATCTTTTCGCCAGGTAACTAACTATTCATTATTATGTCAGCGCTTTCTTTTGGGCCGCAGAaatgtgaaagatatatatataatatgatcctCCTGAACAATTTGGACACCCCTGACATCGACCTGACAAAACTGAACTGACacgatttccctctctctttctttctttcacacacacacacacaaacatacacacaacccacacacatacaaacatacagaaagagagagagggagggagagcgaatgcAAAGAGGCATACACATGCAAAGGGGCAAAcccacaaacaagcagacagagacagagaagatcgTACTTACATAAACGTTGATCATGATGAACTGAGTCAAACCAGTCACTGCAGCGACGGCCATCACGTCCCCATCCAAAAACGATAATTTGAAAATCGAGATGACATAGTCCCGAAAGCTGACTGATTCGCCCTAGAAGTGTGTGCAccagttataattatatatatatatatatatatatatatatatatatattcatatatatacatatatatttgtgtgtgtgtgtgtgtgtgtgtgtgtgtgtgtgtgtgtgtgtgtgtgtgtgtgtgtgtgtgtgtgtgtgtgtgtgtgtgcgtgcacatatatctatatgtacgtatatgtatttatatgtatttatatgtttatatgtatgtgtgtatatatatatatatatatatatatatatatatagtgagagagagagagaggtaaagggagagaaggggtatgagagagagaaggtaagatagatataaagagggagagggagagagatagagatagagagatatagatagagatagagatataaagatagagagatagagggataacgagatagagatagagagagatagagagagatatatatatatatatatatatatatatatatatatagagagagagagagagagagagagagagagagagagaggggagggaaagagggaaaaagataaagaggaagagggagagagagagagaaagagaaagaaagagagagagagagagagagagagagagagagagagagggggggggggagggaaagagggaaagagggaaaaagataatgaggaagagggagggagggagggagggagggagggagggagggagggagggagggagggagggagagagagagagagagagagagagagagagagagagagagagagaggagagacggggggggggagggaaagagggaaagagataaagaggaagagagagagagagagagagagagagagagagagagagagagagagagagagagagagagagagagagtgagagagagacggggggggagggaaagagggaaagaaggaaagagataaagaagaagagagagagagagagagagagagagagagagagagagagagagagagagagagagagagagagagagagagagagagagagagataaagcagaaCTCGACAAAGAAAAGGGCAACCGAAATAGGAGTCTCCACATAGCACTACCGTTGAGAATGAGTACGGGGTCgaccagagggagggaaggacgtagGTGGCGCCGACCAAGTGCGACCCTCCAAAAGCCGTTGCTAGGAAGAAATGACTTCTCCTGTGCTCCTCCTCCTGTTGCCGCGGCTCCCAGTATGGTTTCTTCGATCGGAAGGTTATGAGGGAGGTGACAGCCGGGATCAGTGGTAGTGCACCTGCAATATAATTATCTTCTATTTGCCTGTCTACTTACCAGTTGATCATTTATATTAATAAGTTAGTTACCCATTTATCAATACATCGTCAGTCCATCTATCACGAATccatctttttttaatttctaattGTCTATTTGTCGTCAATCTCTATATCATCCATCTGTATCTAATAGTCTATATGTCCTTCTACTTACCAATCATGTTATGATAACCACATTTATTTGATGACAATCACATAATGAGCAAAGGACTTAATTTGATTCTAGAAATCAGATCAGATTTAGGAAttgcttaacaaaaaaaaatctagatagtGTACTATTTAATTACCATTTTTCGCGTTAATATTACtgccgttatcattaatatcaatacatgAAACTTACTCAGCTGTACTGCCAAATAGCAGGTATTAAGGAAGAGCTCACAGTGCATAAGGAATGAGTACTGGGAGCGACGGTGAGTGTGGTCGCGTGTGCAATACAAAGAGTGGTGTTATCGCAAAAGTCGAGAGATATAGCGAGGTGCATATTCCTCCACacaaggtgaggaagaaggaaaagtggaAAGTAGCCCAATGCTCAAGATAACCGAGTCTCGCACCCATAATGAGCGTGGAATGGAAGAAGTCGAACCAGTTATGTAATGTTCCCGCGAGTGTCGACATCATGGCCATCCCTAGCGTCCCGCCACAGAGCATCAAGCCGTTAGCCATGCCAAGGCGCTTGCTGAAGTACCTCCTGTTGATCTGGAAACAGCATGACACACAGATTCCACCTCCAATGCCTgtcacataaatagatagacggatatatagatacatcgaAAGGATGACTAGCATTCCTACGAGTACCTAAAaaggtattaataaaaatgaatcgtCTCGCCCACtgaattaatttattttcatagttGTTTAAAATATAACAACCTACTGTACGTATAACATAATCAAAGATCATTATGTAAGCAAAGACGTAAAATGCTGAACATACTAATATGAAATGCATCCAGAATTGGCTTTACAGTTATTAATACGGACAGAAAAGGACTTAATGCTAACAACAGTGCTATCAAATTGAATAGCATCCTAATAAAGCATTCACCCACATCAAAGAGCGTACTCACCATACATTAGGGAGACCGTGACGAAGAATAAATAGGGGTTCTTTATTATAGCGGAAATCATAATAGCAGCCGCGCAGAGGAGAGCCGACAGCACCGCTACCACGCGGTGTGTAAACTTCACGCTGAGAGGCTCCGCCCATAGACCTGCCATGGGAAAAGGTGACTGTCAGGCACAACCACAAGCAGGGAAGGGCATCGTGAGCGAGATGCCTTCATGGCCAAAATCGATTAGGAAATTAGGGGCAAGCGAAAAGCCTGCTTGCGCAAATCCCACAGCTGAATTGGCTAAATATGCAGTCGCCAACTATTGCTCAATATTCCATTTCTATCTGCCCTTgtccctctttgccccccccccccctttctttctttctttctttctttctttctttctttctctctctctctctcattacaaaATCTTTTTGACTGtcttgaaaatattttcaaagaaatgttaataaagaaaaacttatttttattttaggtgATATAAATGATTTAAATCAATCAATTGTAAAGTTATGATTAATAAAattgggaaaattaataaaaatcaattaaaaacaaCTTATAAACAAGCATACATGACTGCTTTATTATTCAGTATTCTTGAAGATGTAATTTTTAATAACCAGGTGGTTTCAGAAGCCAAGTATGATAACTTTCGCAGAGTTGTATATCTTTAATCATACACAGGATCTCTAatatatgtttaaaataaaaaaaaaaatatatatatatatatatatatatatatatatatatatatatatatatatatatatatatatatatatatatatatatatatatatatatatatatatatatatatatatatatatatatatatatatatatatatatatatatatatatatatatatatatatatatatatatatatatatatatatatatatatatatatatatatatatatatatatatatatatatatatatatatatatatatatatatatatatatatatatatatatatatatatatatatatatatatatatatatatatatatatatatatatatatatatatatatatataaatatataatctataaatttatattatatatacgcatacatgtgtgtgtgtgtgcgtgtgtacgtatatatattatgtgtatacacgcacgcacgcacgcacgcacgcacgcacgcacgcacgcacgcacgcacgcacgcacacacacacacatatatatatgtgtatgcttacatacatacatgcacggtTAAATGTAATTCCCACTCAGCCATTACAGCTAAAGCACGGCCTAAACCCGTCTCTCCTCCAGCACAGCCCCAGTCCCTCTGGCCCCTAATTCCACAAGTTCCTCACGGCGCCCCTTATTCTCTGACGCACCTGCGAAGCACCACACGGCGCTCTGCACGTTGAAGATCCATATTCCGAGCGACTCCGGAGCCTTCAGCTCTGCCATGTAGGCACCCAGTAGCGTGGCGAGGCTTAAGCTTATGCCTGTTAGGATAAACTGGGGGGAAAAGATGGCTTTATTTAGTTATTCTACTGTATTCATCAATCACTCTTACATTTAGTCAGCAAAGGAAGCTGTGGGCCACTATTGATTCATTCATCCATCAAGTTTCTGCCCTTTTTGCAAATAATTCCATGTTTGTCTTGATATAATATTGCTGATTAAAGTGTCACtcaaagataaaagacaaaacaagtaATACGGCTAATTACGAATATATGCCCATACGCTGCTTATGGGTATAAGATtggagttataaaaaaaaaaaaaaaaaaaaaaaaaaaaaaaaaaaatatatatatatatatatatatatatatatatatatatatatatatatatatatatatatatatatatatatatatatatatatatatatatatatatatataaatatataatctataaatttatattatatatacgcatacatgtgtgtgtgtgtgcgtgtgtacgtatatatatatgtgtatgcttacatacatacatgcacggtTAAATGTAATTCCCACTCAGCCATTACAGCTAAAGCACGGCCTAAACCCGTCTCTCCTCCAGCACAGCCCCAGTCCCTCTGGCCCCTAATTCCACAAGTTCCTCACGGCGCCCCTTATTCTCTGACGCACCTGCGAAGCACCACACGGCGCTCTGCACGTTGAAGATCCATATTCCGAGCGACTCCGGAGCCTTCAGCTCTGCCATGTAGGCACCCAGTAGCGTGGCGAGGCTTAAGCTTATGCCTGTTAGGATAAACTGGGGGGAAAAGATGGCTTTATTTAGTTATTCTACTGTATTCATCAATCACTCTTACATTTAGTCAGCAAAGGATCGGCTGGGCCACTATTGATTCATTCATCCATCAAGTTTCTGCCCTTTTTGCAAATAATTCCATGTTTGTCTTGATATAATATTGCTGATTAAAGTGTCACtcaaagataaaagacaaaacaagtaATACGGCTAATTACGAATATATGCCCATACGCTGCTATGGGTATAAGATTGgagttataaaataaaaaatatatatatatatattatgacaagACACTGTTCATGCTCACTGTCATCCCATCTTATTCGAAACATCAAATTATATATTAAGTTTCGAAATGCTAAAGCTTTACGTTCGAGATAAGTGACCATTAGGAACTGCAGGTTGCcacgctaataataatactaaagtgTATTCAAATTGAAATTTCACAGTATTACTGTTTAAGTTTAGTGGATAATAAAAACCTTGTTGACTAAACAAGGCTTCGGACATACAACAAGCACACATGACTGCTTTATTATTCAGTATTCTTGAAGATGTAATTTTTAATAACCAGGTGGTTTCAGAAGCCAAGTATGATAACTTTCGCAGAGTTGTATATCTTTAATCATACACAGGATCTCTAatatatgtttaaaataaaaaaaaattctataatCACATGTGTagtaaaaaaacattttctgttCTATCAGAATTAAAGCTGTCTCCCTCATTGTTAAATGTCTGTTAAAAAAAGCGAAGTGACCTACCAGCGTGATGAATCCGGAAACGACAATGCACCATCCCCAGCCACCGTCGAGGTCATATTCCTCCTCGAAGCCAGTGGGTATTGTTTGGGGAACACTCCTCCGCTCCACAGGAACTAACGCTGTTTGTACAACGCCCCGCCTcatctccacatcctcctcttggACAAGGGACTGTTGGTGGGCggcactcccctcaccctcttggaCAAGGGACTCTTGGTGGACGgcacttccctcaccctcttggaCAAGGGACTCTTGGTGGGCggcactcccctcaccctcttggaCAAGGGACTGTTGGTGGGCggcactcccctcaccctcttggaCAAGGGACTGTTGGTGGGCtgcactcccctcaccctcttggaCAAGGGACTCTTGGTGGCCggcactcccctcaccctcttggaCAAGGGACTGTTGGTGGGCggcactcccctcaccctcttggaCAACGGACTCTTGGGCGGTACTCCCCTCACCCTTGTGGACAACAAATGTAAATTGGCCAGCACTGCCCTCCTCCTCTGGGACGACAGGCACTGTCTGAGCGGCACTTCCCGCCATTCCAGGGGTATCGGCCACGTCCAGGACAGCAGTATCCTTCTCCGTGGGCGAGTAATCCGTCATAGTTCCCTGTCAAAACAAGTAATTGATATCGTTATCGTAAATATTGCTACTGACAGTAACATTCTCATTATCTTGATACTTTTATCACCATCCTTGTCATTAATATGGAATATGGAAAACGGATCAGTAATATCTTGATTATATCCCATTTGCAATGTATGTTTTCATGTGCTCTCATGtgatatgtcattattatcatcagtattatgcatatatacactgcaCTGTCTCTATAATGACCAAATTTATTCAAAGGCAAAAATCTTACATTTCTTTTAGATAATAACAAATGACACGCTAACTATATGGATTACAGTCACTTGTGATTCTTATCTTTCACTTTACAACTGACATCATCGTAACGGTCAGAATATGGCCAATTATGAGTGACCGCAGTGAAAACCAAAAAATCCACTTCGTATTGTTTTGACTCGGTGATGATTGTGCTTCTTTCTCCAGGTGGCTGCTGTTCAACTTTCGTGTGGTGGCAAGTGCAGCTCTCCATCATCAGCCAAATAACAATTAATTAATTGTTTCCCTGAATGCCAGCTATGGGACATCAACTTCCTGCAATATCAATTCAAGACCACTAGTTTCTCTGAATGCCAACCAAGGACTATCAATTTTCCTGAAAAACGGCCACTGGCCACCAGTTTCCTTTAATGCCGCTTAACTACTACTGGTATAATGACATCTGAGGGATGCACAGGTCGTCATGAAAAGGATGGAGATTTGTTATCGCTGCGCACCGATGCTAAGATCAGTTCAACACAGGATACCGCTCTTCTGCAGTACCTACTGTTAGTCCCGAGGTTAGAACATCACTCTGCAATACTGCCTATTGATGAAGGTGAGAGCAACCTATCTTAGACTGGGGCCACAGTACTTCACTTCACTGGTGATGCCATGAAATCTGCAGTACTCATATGACCCCATCAGTAATGAAGGTGGGATTTAGTAGTAAAGAAGCCGGGCCATGGACGTTTGCTAACTTCATTTTACttaattaatcattaatattaatttagtCTGTTATGTGACAACCTCCTTTAAAACAAACGATGCATTTCCCCCCCTACGGATCCCATGACTTTAAATGACTCCAATTGTTCGGCCATGAATTTCTTAGACCCTTTTCATTGGCATAGTAAGAAATGACTAATGACGCAGTTCTAGTGCATGAACAATCACGAAACCAAGGAAGAGTGGAAATGAAGAAGTCTACGGCCAGCATTCAAAGAATTATTATTTCGGAGCGAGGTTAGATGTGATATTCAGAAGCAACCCCTCAGCAGGAGTCACTATGTATACTAGAActctactgaaaaaaaaactagcaaatcatagaatggaaggggggggggggggggggagtgacagaAAGCAATACGGAAGACTGCACGTGACGGAATGGACGAGAGGATCTGCAATATGCCAATCAAGGGAAGCTGGCACGAGTTATCATAGTTCTGCCTGTGATATCTATCTTATGCTCAGTCGTCAGAATATCAAAATAgaagagtaaaaaatatataattaaataagtgATACATACGCGATACTCAAAAAAAGTCAATACGAAAATTCGATGGACAGTCTGCAGCATATTGTAATATTTGAAATTCCGCTGTAACGGCGAGTTTTAAATTTCACGTTGGATTACTACACTTCGGCCGAATATTATGGCAATCAATTTCAAGTGTTAAGTGGGGACATACAGGATTAAAGGAATTGGTGTTCATTTTGAAGTAAGGAGGGACCGTTGctcaaagtataataataataaaaaagtcatGTCAGATGATGTGTCTGTAATTTCGTACTTACGTGCATGAAAAACAGCCATTTCTCCATTAAACgatttatcaaaataaaagagGCATGTACGATGATGTTTCTCCATTAAACggtttatcagaaaaaaataaaatctaaagaaCTAGCTTGTGGTTTCCTTTGCAATGcacattttatgaatattatttgaaattatgaaaaaaaagcaaTGAAGGTCAATGACATGCCAGAGAGGATATACCGCATTTCGTGAAATGGGCCAAAATAAATCTACTTTAGATGTCTGATTTCTTAGAAAATTGTACACGAGCAAAGGAAGGCGCGCCTAACCTAACGTCATACCTTTATATATTAGGGATAATACTTAATAAGAAAGTGCATTATGGGAAATGACAAGAGCTTTTTAGAGTCGTTGCAATTATGCtgtaaaaggtaaataaaaaaaaaaaaaaaaaatcaatcgtcAGTTATAAAATAGTTAGCCTAACTTACCACGTGGTAAGGACATcttattcaaaaataaaatcagtggaaaacatatataacaaataattgcTCCTTCTATCAATGCCAAAATCATCTTTGCAACATCGCTCTTGTCACTTAGCAACTTTTGTGCAATAGTACTTACGATTTACTAGCGAAAATTGGACAGAAGCAATCTGAGAACCGCCTCCGCCGAGCGTCTGATGCCGTGTGACAACGACGCtaaaaaaaatcggaaatatAGGAGCCGTTAACatttcgtatttttatttatttatttatttttttttattcactgattcatttctttctgttttgatcGGTAACGAACTTTTCATTTTTACATTTACTCCTTTCAGCtgatttttatgtgttttttttttttttttggggggggggtagattataaattataaatgttaaaatGTCGACGTACCTATATAATGTTTatagtgtttttattatatgtcattaGAATGTCTGtttagaaaaaagtatgaatgagagtatttcatacatctcttatatcgtaaagatatttattctcattcatgtgcgtatatgtatatgcaagtatatgtgtgcatatgtacacacacacacacacacacacacacacacatacacacacacacacacacacacacacacacacacatatatatatatatatatatatatatatatatatatatatatatgcatgccgtGTTGGCCCAGTTGTTAAGTCTCTGCCTGCGCTCATGCTAGGCGGTGACTGAATGCTGAACCGTGGTTGAACAAGGGGatccatcaggcaagggtggtaaggccaattaacctctcaaaaTGAATAGAGGGAGGCGtaagtcctacagtggaatgaatggctgttgaataattgacccaatgtcagcgggtttatgtATTAtctcctttagattttagtgagttttgttatatacagatggcttcacgtgtgctcagcagcacatttacattttcccgccaattcctttccagtactattaatattaacattgttatcattcttgttgatattatgatgattaaattgttattaaaatattaataacgtcAAAGGGTAAATTAATAGAAGTGATtcattcaaaaaatgaaggaaaagggtaaacagatgacaTATGTAAGgttaatagctgactccttggtgactaagcacttgtagagctataTGTGcgtaaatactaaaaaaaatattacagtggtcatggcattgtagtcttgtcaCCCAGGCTAATAGGGTTaatatatatcccaataccgccggggaaaattaatgaaaaatgtggaaaatgctgtgcttattttctatattttagtgaattgtctttgcacatagatggctctgctagtgcttagccacaaaggagtcagttagtagaacgtgtgaccttacctgatttgaattggcgggaaaaacgtatttttactagtgctgtaactattgatggtgttatttttgttataaacattataattaatataatgttataaacattagtaacagcaaaataagataacgtaaaatattttcgtaaatcaaagaaaagggtaaacgggcgagacaggcagtactcgtaattggctcattggtgactgtgtacaagtgtagccatctatgtgtaaaaacaatcaaactcacagtgggcatagcacgtacgtacagtTTGTCGTACACGTCattgggatatgtgtgtgtgtgtgtgtgtgtgtgtgtgtgtgtgtgtgtgtgtgtgtgtgttatatatatatatattttttgtttatatacatatatatcatgtgtgtatatataggtatatatctaacctatatacatagatatattgatatatatatacatataaatatataaatatatatatgtat
This genomic stretch from Penaeus chinensis breed Huanghai No. 1 chromosome 8, ASM1920278v2, whole genome shotgun sequence harbors:
- the LOC125027738 gene encoding monocarboxylate transporter 2-like, with protein sequence MAELKAPESLGIWIFNVQSAVWCFAGLWAEPLSVKFTHRVVAVLSALLCAAAIMISAIIKNPYLFFVTVSLMYGIGGGICVSCCFQINRRYFSKRLGMANGLMLCGGTLGMAMMSTLAGTLHNWFDFFHSTLIMGALPLIPAVTSLITFRSKKPYWEPRQQEEEHRRSHFFLATAFGGSHLVGATYVLPSLWSTPYSFSTGESVSFRDYVISIFKLSFLDGDVMAVAAVTGLTQFIMINVYTVSSYALKQANVSSNNLMVFLWVAGLADLFSRLCCSFIVDHQTINIELLYIFGQMIFMIMTFMMAFFRESWAVVLICAAGFGISLGIIYVLDILVMIYRFGHEKFQSVFGVCMVFRSFCALVIGPIGGLIRELFQDYAPTFLFYNSILFLAFVLLCHHGTCQNDVIPRLPVLPSS
- the LOC125027764 gene encoding uncharacterized protein LOC125027764, which produces MTDYSPTEKDTAVLDVADTPGMAGSAAQTVPVVPEEEGSAGQFTFVVHKGEGSTAQESVVQEGEGSAAHQQSLVQEGEGSAGHQESLVQEGEGSAAHQQSLVQEGEGSAAHQQSLVQEGEGSAAHQESLVQEGEGSAVHQESLVQEGEGSAAHQQSLVQEEDVEMRRGVVQTALVPVERRSVPQTIPTGFEEEYDLDGGWGWCIVVSGFITLFILTGISLSLATLLGAYMAELKAPESLGIWIFNVQSAVWCFAGASENKGRREELVELGARGTGAVLEERRV